Genomic segment of Pochonia chlamydosporia 170 chromosome 1, whole genome shotgun sequence:
CTCTCACTGGCGGGATCAAGGCGAGGAGGTGAAGCGCGCcatgtccaagatgaagggggAAATTACGACTATTGTCGACGAACGCATATCCGACGATGAAAAGATTTCAACGCTAAGAGACTTGTGCGAGCAACAAGACAACAATATCAAAGAACTCAGGAGGGAAAAGGAAGAGATTGCTCGCCTATTCGAGGAGTATAAGAGGACTCAAGAAGAGGACCTCCGAGATATCAAGACCAATGCGAGCAggagacaagaagagcaagagaaGCAACTGGACGAGGCGAGAGAGGCCTTGCACAAGCTGAAATGGGCTTTGAACGTCAAACAAAACGTCAAGGACGCGCAATAGGGGACAGTGACTCTACTCCTCGACAACAGCTACTCAACGTGGATGCTGCCTCAAATCCAGCAACCACGGCCACAAACTTTTACCTTGCTCTTATCGTCAAGCCACTCGTCACTGGCGGGTCCAGACGAAACGACAAATCCGAATCCTAGACTGACACTCATCTACTTTTACAACTCCTTTCATTGCATTTAATTCACCACCGGCATAGACGAATACATCAACGACAAAAGTTGATCGCTACGGAATAGGATATGACCACCCCCCAGTGTTTACACTTATGTGAAACCTATAAAGAGGGGGGGAAATATAATGAGGCGCTTGGCGGCTTTTactttttgttcttttctgTCCTTCACTCATAAGGGTCACCTATTGCCCTGGCCCCTTTTTTTCACAAATGGATGCGCATATTTATTTTTTGCATCCTACGTCGCGGAGTTTATTTTTTCTGACTTGGTCTTTTTGGTGTCATTTAGTTTTCAGGACACGAGCATCGCATCACCCTGCACAGTAGGGAAGATGATGCATGGAAAGCAATAGGACTAGCGAGCGGAAGAAAGGATACATTGATGATTAAACAAACACAAGATGGGACGGGCATCATATAGGCCCCCAGTTATTTTTTATCAGCTTTTCTAAACTATCCTTGGGAAACAATCCAGATACCCCTTCTAGTTGACTATGAATACATTGTGTGTTTGGTTAACATTCTGTGGCCTACCTTGGTAGGTAGAGAGTAGTGACCGGAGGAGAGTGTCCATGTGACGGGTGAATGGTGAATGGCAGGATGAAAACGagttgttgttattgttggTGCTTGCCGGGCAGTTGCAGCTGGCTGCCACCTGCCACCTGGACGTGTTGACACTCTTGACAGGTTTTCTCCCCTTCTCCCCTCAactttgtttttcttcttcatttttttCACTTTCAGCAGAGAAACCAGAAGATCGACCTTAAGACGAACTCTTGGATTCTCATTTCCCAGGTAAGTTTTCTGGTGTTGCATAGGGGAGGTTGATACTGACTGTTGGTTACATCCTCAGGTTTGAAACGCAGATCGATTTaccttcttttttcccttttcgTCTTttccgtcttcttctccttctccttcttcttcttcctcttccttttcgtcgtcgtcgtcgttgtcgtcgttgtcgtcgttgtcgtcgttgtcgtcgtcttcgtcgtcttcgtctctcttcgtcttcgctCTTCCAATCTTCTCCCACTCCCTCGTGTATTGTGGAGGTGAGCCAGGTTGAGGCTGGCTCGGTTACCTTTACATGTGAGTATTTTTGATGATGTGAATGTTTGTTACTGACGATCCTGAATGTGTCAGGCAGATCTTGTTGTCGATTCATCACGTCGTTTCGTATTGGGTGACTTCTTCCACAACTACACCTGCAGTACTCGTCCTGAACCAGCTAGACGAAGCAAGTAAGTAGTTATGTGATTCACAGCAGGAGCCCTTGATGACTTATAGGATGTAGATTGATTTCGTTGCATCTTTGTGGTCGCCATACCAACTCGAGCGGCTGCATCACACATCCAATGGTGTTGGGCAACTTCTATCTGCGGAGTTGTAGACATTTGTTTGCGTAACCAAGAGGAAGGAGAGCCACATTAGCGAGAACGCTGGATGATTCCAGGTGAGTCCGTACTTTAGTTTCTTAAACACTGTTACTTTAGAAGACACCCACGTACCTGTTGCTTGACAGTTTGCTGATATAGTGCTAGCCGTGGTCATTAGTTGCTGTCTCATCTTTCCGTCAACAGCCCAGTTGACCGTACAAGCAGCAGAATGTCATCGGATTCAGCCACATCTGTGGCCCTATCGCCCTCAGTAGAATTCTACATTGCCTCCAACCCACCCCTGACACCAATTGGCGTCAAGCAGGTCATGGAGTGGATTAAGCAACGCAATACTGAGGTAGGCTGAAATGACTCGAGTGTTGGTAAGGATGGGGTTGAATAATGGCTAATTGGTAACAGCATCTCATCTTTGACATCTTGTACGAACCAGAGGTGCCATGGTTCAAGATTCTGACACCTGTTCCGTGGCAGGCTAAGGCTACAGCTCTTGTCAAGGACTGTCTATCGAAGATTGTAGACGACAGCTGGGCTGTTGACCAGCTCCCGGAGGACCTAGGGACCGGCATTCTTTTGGATATCGTTCCTGCTCCACCTCTTACTTCCTGGGCTGCTCTTTCGTTATCAACAGAGATATACGAATTGTGTTTTGATGAGTTTAAATATCCTCAAGATATGAAAGACCTTAGTTTCAAACACAAATGGAAGGTCCTTGTAACCGAACCAAGGTTTACGATTGACTCACTCCTTGCATTCCCCTcagaatggcatcaacttgggTTTCCTGCGGATATGCAAGCGCTACAGAGACTGCTAC
This window contains:
- a CDS encoding sporozoite p67 surface antigen domain-containing protein; this translates as MNRQQDLPDTFRIPQPGSPPQYTREWEKIGRAKTKRDEDDEDDDNDDNDDNDDNDDDDEKEEEEEEGEGEEDGKDEKGKKKVNRSAFQT